From one Mytilus edulis chromosome 1, xbMytEdul2.2, whole genome shotgun sequence genomic stretch:
- the LOC139502982 gene encoding uncharacterized protein produces MSGQIKVKSEPVDPGYEAALEGSSGEPVEGQQIKSLLRGILDKSDQGQSIKNVIEDMLQKNEAVIAQNDPLPFKPNPRTTYKKDDFKLKDSNMVRPKSPTRTCEIPQKDMSHIGQTLMEMGVYDEKTEHSFQNMTHEMVCGVASKAFVMTQDGDNIQTDMQYYWCNFCPFKTEHKQTLLQHVMEHRFHCKFCTYQSFSRADVIRHASKEHEDFRSTAESLKYCTFLPDFLQLEVNSKKRKNEENGEPTPKKTKVSKPGPKSKTEGKPKIPTTETMFEMEVDEVDDDDNESSEEEEPSEKVIVPRSKRSSIVAKPIQEASKAKHIETPVATKSPAKIIPIAPKPTPPSAPQKTTTPGKTQNTVTVSSGLCWNCGYCEFVTLSQTFLKTHLNTQHGGKAHKYVAMLVSSQDEMNKIKERDNQMYLSPNPALLLGSPTVTSTPAQEKTTPAVTQNDDNAEGIVDSDSDEEYIPDEEKKKYPLTYKCAHCNFNAPVCFKIKEHLLFKHSGCVLYALDMRAVKLKQKRYVFFCHRQNCSFTSKKTEEYLNHSESCTPWLEPGCPEKIDGSAKKCLELTRNFSTKISQKAFQMARNFKTTKTAEYACIHCSYTSNNNTRVKKHVLANHKDGETVMRDLQASKMKKKTTVYFCKICLWETRVDGELGEHLKDKHNEDLPVSTPTPKPVSDTATGPEEPPPLMPKIVSVKSGKDAATPPSSVSSSDIEDTLNDDDDSEPEQKEADDGLDGLEIPEQDVQKMMDEYISDEASRGKSSGRPNRAAAAKASARVQAQGHSPSLYKCLQCQQMHFGENLMKRHINTIHPGVALRALDVKKKTHKNNPYICFCPKDLCKYVHLSEENLVKHAEDTHSIDRDTPAIKAILEPFVPPSSPEKQVRNSGTNSTAQYECLYCATTLQLSTCLKMRQHILARHPDEDVIFRDCQLRKSRRACRVFMCPDITCAFNTTDQKEISLHKLAHEKATIYECSQCQWFTTNLDTVGAHMAALHQGEKVTTIEINLDIDNEGRVAKKVGGTVIKQEPE; encoded by the coding sequence ATGAGTGGTCAAATCAAGGTCAAGTCAGAACCAGTTGACCCTGGTTATGAGGCTGCATTGGAAGGATCCAGTGGAGAACCAGTTGAGGGACAGCAGATTAAATCTCTACTGAGAGGAATACTGGATAAATCTGACCAGGGACAGTCTATCAAGAATGTTATTGAAGATATGCTGCAGAAAAATGAAGCAGTGATAGCACAGAATGATCCTCTACCGTTTAAACCTAATCCTAGAACAACGTATAAAAAGGATGATTTCAAACTTAAAGATTCTAACATGGTACGACCCAAAAGTCCAACACGTACTTGTGAGATACCACAGAAGGATATGTCACATATTGGTCAAACTTTGATGGAGATGGGAGTGTATGATGAAAAGACAGAACATTCATTTCAGAATATGACTCATGAAATGGTTTGTGGTGTTGCTTCCAAAGCTTTTGTTATGACTCAAGATGGAGATAACATTCAAACAGATATGCAGTATTATTGGTGTAACTTTTGTCCATTTAAAACAGAACACAAGCAGACATTACTGCAGCATGTCATGGAACACAGGTTTCATTGTAAGTTTTGTACATATCAGTCTTTTTCTAGAGCTGATGTCATTCGACATGCGTCCAAAGAACATGAAGACTTCCGTTCCACTGCCGAGAGTCTAAAATATTGTACATTCCTACCTGATTTTCTTCAGCTAGAGGTCAATTCAAAAAAGAGAAAGAATGAGGAAAATGGTGAACCAACACCAAAGAAAACCAAAGTTAGTAAACCAGGTCCAAAATCAAAGACAGAAGGAAAACCAAAAATACCTACTACAGAGACTATGTTTGAAATGGAAGTTGATGAAGTAGATGATGATGACAATGAAAGTTCAGAGGAAGAAGAACCTTCAGAGAAAGTTATTGTACCTAGAAGTAAAAGGTCATCAATTGTTGCCAAACCCATTCAGGAAGCATCCAAAGCAAAACACATTGAGACTCCTGTCGCTACAAAATCACCAGCCAAAATAATTCCTATAGCACCAAAACCAACACCACCATCAGCACCACAGAAAACAACCACTCCAGGTAAAACACAAAATACAGTTACAGTCTCTTCAGGTCTTTGTTGGAATTGTGGTTACTGTGAATTTGTCACATTAAGTCAGACCTTCCTGAAGACACATCTGAATACCCAGCATGGTGGAAAGGCCCACAAGTATGTAGCAATGTTAGTCTCATCACAGGatgaaatgaacaaaatcaaaGAGAGAGACAACCAGATGTACCTTAGTCCCAATCCTGCCTTACTGCTGGGTAGTCCAACAGTAACATCCACACCTGCACAAGAGAAGACAACTCCAGCTGTAACacaaaatgatgataatgcagAAGGCATAGTGGATAGTGACAGTGATGAAGAATACATTCCTGATGAAGAAAAGAAGAAGTATCCATTAACTTACAAATGTGCTCACTGTAATTTTAATGCCCCAGTCTGCTTCAAGATCAAAGAACACTTGTTGTTTAAACATTCTGGATGTGTATTGTATGCACTTGACATGAGGGCTGTCAAACTGAAGCAAAAAAGATATGTATTCTTTTGTCATCGACAGAACTGTTCCTTTACCAGTAAGAAAACTGAAGAATACCTCAATCATTCAGAGAGTTGCACTCCTTGGTTAGAACCAGGATGTCCAGAGAAAATTGATGGATCTGCAAAGAAATGTCTAGAACTAACACGTAATTTCTCAACCAAGATATCTCAAAAAGCATTTCAGATGGCACGTAATTTTAAAACTACCAAAACAGCAGAGTATGCCTGTATACACTGCTCTTACACTTCAAATAACAATACAAGAGTGAAGAAACATGTATTAGCTAATCACAAAGATGGAGAAACTGTGATGAGAGATCTTCAAGcttcaaaaatgaagaaaaaaaccacaGTATACTTCTGCAAGATCTGTCTGTGGGAAACTAGAGTTGATGGGGAACTTGGTGAACATCTAAAAGATAAACACAATGAAGACCTTCCAGTATCAACACCTACTCCAAAGCCAGTCTCTGATACAGCAACAGGTCCTGAAGAACCTCCTCCACTCATGCCAAAAATAGTGTCAGTCAAGTCAGGGAAAGATGCAGCAACTCCACCTTCCTCAGTTTCTAGCTCAGATATAGAAGACACATTAAATGATGATGACGATAGTGAACCCGAACAAAAGGAAGCAGATGATGGCTTGGACGGATTAGAAATTCCAGAACAGGATGTTCAGAAAATGATGGATGAATACATTTCTGATGAAGCTTCAAGAGGTAAATCTTCAGGCAGACCAAATCGTGCTGCAGCAGCTAAAGCCTCTGCCAGAGTGCAAGCTCAGGGTCATTCTCCTTCATTGTACAAATGTCTACAGTGTCAACAGATGCACTTTGGAGAGAATTTAATGAAGCGTCACATTAACACAATTCATCCTGGAGTAGCTTTACGTGCATTGGATGTCAAGaagaaaacacacaaaaataatcCTTACATCTGTTTCTGTCCCAAAGATCTGTGCAAGTACGTACACCTCAGCGAAGAAAATCTTGTCAAACATGCTGAAGATACCCACTCTATTGACCGCGATACACCTGCCATTAAAGCCATCCTAGAACCATTCGTACCTCCATCTTCTCCAGAAAAACAAGTTAGAAACAGTGGAACCAATTCTACAGCTCAGTATGAATGTTTATATTGTGCAACCACTCTTCAGCTCTCAACTTGTCTCAAAATGAGGCAACACATACTGGCCAGGCATCCAGATGAAGATGTTATATTCAGAGACTGTCAATTGAGGAAATCACGAAGGGCATGTCGTGTATTCATGTGTCCCGATATTACTTGTGCATTCAACACAACAGATCAGAAAGAAATTAGCTTACATAAGTTAGCCCATGAAAAAGCCACAATTTATGAATGTTCCCAATGTCAATGGTTTACAACTAATCTGGATACTGTTGGTGCACACATGGCTGCATTACATCAAGGTGAAAAGGTCACAACAATAGAAATCAACTTAGATATAGATAATGAGGGCAGAGTAGCAAAGAAAGTTGGAGGAACTGTTATTAAACAAGAACCAGAATAG